The genomic stretch AGCCCTCCGGGTAGGCGTTGGCCAGCGCACTCGTCTTGCCCGCCCCCCGCAGCTCCGAGAAGAGCGTTCCGGCCTCGAGCACGGCCTTGAGCGTCGGTCCCGGGTAGGGGCCGTAGTGGCGGTTCATCAGCGCGGCGGCGTTGTGGCCGCTCAGGAGCGCCGTCTGACCGGTGGCCGACTGCGGCAGGCCGGGTACGCCGAGCCGGGCGTCCAAGGGCCGAAAGAGCAGCTTCTCCTCGCTGAGGGAGCCCCGCGCCAAGGTCAGCCGACCACCCAACAGGCCATCCAAAAAAGGCGTCTCGGCGGCGACCAAAGGGTTGTGAGCGGACTCCTCCGCGCCCAAACCCACGCCGTCCAGAAAGACGAAGAGCACGCGTTCCTTCACTCTCGGCCCGGTTCAGCTCCACCCGGTTCAGCCCCACCCGGTTCAGCTCCACAGTCAGCCCCACAAAGGCTAACCAAGGCCCGTCGCCCCTCTCACCCGCGCCATCGTCTTCGAGGCGATGGCCCTCGCCCTGTCGGCGCCCCGCTCGAGCGTGGCCTCGAGGTAAGCGGGGTCCTTCATGAGCTCGCGGTAGCTCGCCTGGAGGGGCTCGAGGGTCGCCAGGACCGCCTCCAGGACCTCCTTTTTGAGCTGGCCGTAGCCCTGGCCCGCGAACCTCGCCTCCACGGCCTCCCGGCTCTCGCCGCTGAGCACCCGGTAGAGGCCGAGCAGGTTGCGCACCCCCGGCGAGGCCTGCTCGAAGCGGGTCTCGCGCGCCGAGTCCGTCACCGCCGACATGATCGCCTTCTTGATGGTACGAGCGTCGTCGAGCAGGCCGATGGCGTGGCCGGGGCGGGTCACGGCGAGGCTCTTGCTCATCTTGGTCTCGGGGTCGTCTAGGCCCATGACCCGCGCGCCCACCTCGGGGATCACCGCCTTGGGCAAGACGAAGGTCTCGCCGAAGAGGTGATTGAAGCGCACCGCGATGTCCCGGGTCAGCTCGATATGCTGGCGCTGGTCCTCGCCGACGGGCACCTCGTCGGTGTCGTAGAGCAGGATGTCCGCCGCCTGCAAGGTGGGGTAGACGAGCAGGCCCGAGCCGATACTTTCAAACTGCCGGGACTTCGCCTTGAACTGGGTCATCCGCTGGAGCCAGCCCAAGGGGGTCGTGCAGTTAAAGATCCAGGCGAGTTCGCTGTGCTCGCGCACCCGCGACTGGATGAAGACGATGTTGCGCTCGGGGTCAAGGCCGCTGGCGAAGTAGAGCGCGGCCACCTTGCGCGCGCTGTCGCGCAAGGCCGCGGGGTCGATCTGCTCGGGGATGGTCAGCGCGTGCAGGTCGACGACGCAGAAGACGTTGTCGCTCGCGTCCTGGTGCCGCACCCACTGCCTGAGCGCGCCCAGGTAGTTGCCGATGTGGAGCTCGCCTGAGGGCTGCACCCCCGAGAAGACGCGCCGCCTGGCCGGAGTCCCCTGCTGTTTCGTCTTGCTCTTCGTTTCACCCAACGTTGTATCGCTCATCCGACTAAGTATAGGGCACAAGTATAGGGCAGATGCCAGCAGAGGGCAAAATCCCGTCCTCCTCGGCAGCCCGGTTCGGAGTAGACTGTTTTTGATGGCTGTCGTCGAGCCTGGTACTGCACTCGAGGTTGATTGGTGCATGAATTTGTTTTTGCAGGCCTCCGCAAGCTCGAGAGCGACCCCTTCGCTCCGAACCTAAAGACCCACAAGGCACGAGGGAGTGACGGCGTGCCTGCTTTTAGCTCGAGGAAAAGCTTGCGCCCGCCGGCTGAGCAAGGGTGACACCAGCTAGTCGCCCAGGGCGACGATGATCATGCTGACGGGCCCCAAGGTGAGCACCGCCTCGAGCGTCTCCCCGCTGATGAGGTCGCGCGCCGCGTCGGCGCCGAGCAGGTCCGTCAGGTCCGCCTCGCGCTCCTGCGCGCTGAAGTTCGCGACCACCAGCATGCGCTCGGCTGCAGAGGAGCGGATGAAGGCGTAGACGTTCGGCACGTCCAGGGGCGCGGTCTCGTAAAGGCCGTGAGCGAGCGCCGGACTGCTGTTGCGCAGCGCGATCAGCGTCTTGTACCAGTTCAAGAGCGAGTCCGGGTCCCCCAGCTGCGCTGCCACCGTAACCGCCTCGTCCTCGCTCGAAAAGGCGTACCAGGGCCTGCCCGTCGTGAAGCCCGCCTGCGGCCCCGCCTCCCAGCGCATCGGCGTGCGCTTCTCCTCGTCGCGGTCGCCGGGGCCGCTGGGCATACCGATCTCCTCGCCGTAGTAGAGAAAGGGCGTGCCGGGCAGGGTTAGCAGCATGCCCGCGGC from Deinococcota bacterium encodes the following:
- the trpS gene encoding tryptophan--tRNA ligase: MSDTTLGETKSKTKQQGTPARRRVFSGVQPSGELHIGNYLGALRQWVRHQDASDNVFCVVDLHALTIPEQIDPAALRDSARKVAALYFASGLDPERNIVFIQSRVREHSELAWIFNCTTPLGWLQRMTQFKAKSRQFESIGSGLLVYPTLQAADILLYDTDEVPVGEDQRQHIELTRDIAVRFNHLFGETFVLPKAVIPEVGARVMGLDDPETKMSKSLAVTRPGHAIGLLDDARTIKKAIMSAVTDSARETRFEQASPGVRNLLGLYRVLSGESREAVEARFAGQGYGQLKKEVLEAVLATLEPLQASYRELMKDPAYLEATLERGADRARAIASKTMARVRGATGLG
- a CDS encoding alpha-amylase family glycosyl hydrolase, with protein sequence PLQHIVEGEDGRTANAPENFAWVRDFQAFVRSVDPDAFVVGETWTDTQTIVRYHEQADLDMSFNFPRARTMIETVNRRNPFNLQFLVEQDMRLYPDGAWVGTFLANHDQPRLATTLRGDVSRLKLAAGMLLTLPGTPFLYYGEEIGMPSGPGDRDEEKRTPMRWEAGPQAGFTTGRPWYAFSSEDEAVTVAAQLGDPDSLLNWYKTLIALRNSSPALAHGLYETAPLDVPNVYAFIRSSAAERMLVVANFSAQEREADLTDLLGADAARDLISGETLEAVLTLGPVSMIIVALGD